A genomic segment from Triticum dicoccoides isolate Atlit2015 ecotype Zavitan chromosome 1A, WEW_v2.0, whole genome shotgun sequence encodes:
- the LOC119368756 gene encoding protein FAR1-RELATED SEQUENCE 5-like, producing the protein MEIAIADMIPRTVHRWCKWHVLKKAKESLGALLAKGSEFKPEFSKLVHHAVSIDEFENGWACMLEKYGLQKNAFLTQLYEVRGKWAKPYFMDVFCAKMTSTQRSESANHLLKGYVPPGCPVHLFIRQYEKMQFDRDSEESYQEKRTKLGGVVLKQNIPIEVHASEVYTRTMFEKFGEVLYGCGSYDLIEVKPRLEYIARHIKFQSREKWCKNEFVITVSEAADEFKCECGTFEHYGMVCSHALKVMIHLKLRELPAKHVVKIWTKDARDILPPEYLRYQKDHGPLKYSSRRHNTLYLLALDVVKLGDINVEAYALAEEKLRHVKVQLEPVAVVRDGLGLSDKELAVDSAGSGVGNKQHFGRPESEHTISQGLDVFPAASKKRPAGRPTSSRDKPPYEQPSKRTRFCSICRLQGHKSTTCPARGDVPKAPRKSPRCSKCGLTGHRKNTCSNPPKV; encoded by the exons ATGGAAATTGCAATAGCTGACATGATACCGCGGACTGTACATCGTTGGTGCAAATGGCACGTACTGAAGAAAGCAAAGGAGAGCCTTGGAGCACTGCTTGCAAAAGGGAGTGAATTCAAGCCAGAGTTCAGCAAACTAGTCCACCACGCAGTTAGTATTGATGAGTTCGAGAATGGGTGGGCTTGCATGTTGGAGAAATATGGGCTGCAAAAAAATGCATTCCTGACCCAGCTGTATGAGGTGAGGGGGAAGTGGGCAAAGCCATACTTTATGGATGTATTCTGTGCGAAAATGACAAGCACACAACGAAGCGAGAGTGCAAACCACCTTCTGAAAGGATATGTGCCACCGGGGTGCCCCGTGCACTTGTTCATCAGGCAATATGAGAAGATGCAATTTGACCGCGATTCCGAAGAAAGTTACCAAGAGAAAAGGACAAAACTG GGTGGGGTTGTCCTGAAGCAAAATATCCCAATTGAGGTACATGCGTCGGAGGTGTACACCAGGACAATGTTTGAGAAATTTGGTGAAGTATTGTATGGATGTGGATCTTATGACCTAATAGAAGTCAAGCCACGCTTGGAGTATATTGCTAGGCACATCAAATTTCAGTCAAGGGAAAAATGGTGCAAGAACGAGTTTGTGATCACTGTGAGCGAGGCAGCCGACGAGTTCAAGTGTGAGTGTGGGACGTTTGAGCACTATGGAATGGTGTGCAGCCATGCACTTAAG GTGATGATACACCTAAAACTGCGGGAGCTCCCTGCGAAGCATGTGGTGAAGATATGGACAAAAGACGCGAGAGATATACTGCCGCCAGAGTATTTGCGCTACCAAAAGGATCATGGGCCGCTCAAGTATTCCTCTCGTCGACACAACACTTTATACCTCTTGGCGCTGGATGTTGTTAAGTTAGGTGACATCAATGTGGAAGCATATGCTCTTGCCGAGGAAAAACTGCGACATGTCAAAGTGCAGCTGGAGCCAGTTGCTGTTGTGAGGGATGGACTTGGGTTGTCTGATAAGGAGCTGGCCGTAGATTCAGCGGGTTCCGGCGTTGGTAACAAGCAGCACTTTGGTCGACCTGAGTCTGAGCACACCATTTCACAGGGATTGGATGTGTTCCCAGCTGCATCAAAGAAGCGGCCGGCTGGGCGCCCTACAAGCAGCCGTGACAAGCCTCCATATGAACAACCATCAAAGAGGACTAGGTTTTGTTCAATATGCAGACTTCAGGGGCACAAGAGCACGACATGCCCTGCAAGGGGTGATGTGCCAAAGGCGCCCCGGAAATCTCCTCGCTGCTCAAAATGTGGTTTGACCGGGCATAGGAAGAACACATGCAGCAACCCCCCGAAAGTATGA